A single genomic interval of Mycolicibacterium holsaticum DSM 44478 = JCM 12374 harbors:
- the groL gene encoding chaperonin GroEL (60 kDa chaperone family; promotes refolding of misfolded polypeptides especially under stressful conditions; forms two stacked rings of heptamers to form a barrel-shaped 14mer; ends can be capped by GroES; misfolded proteins enter the barrel where they are refolded when GroES binds), translating to MSKQIEYNETARRALEAGVDKLADAVRVTLGPRGRHVVLAKAFGGPQITNDGVTIAREIDLEDPFENLGAQLVKSVATKTNDVTGDGTTTATVLAQALVKGGLRNVAAGANPIALGQGIAKAADAVSEALLASATPVTDKQGIAQVATVSSRDAEIGDMVGEAMTRVGHDGVVTVEESSTLNTELEITEGVGFDKGFVSAYFITDFDTQQAVLEDALVLLHREKISSLPDLLPLLEKVAESGKPLLIIAEDVEGEALSTLVVNAIRKTLKAVAVKAPFFGDRRKAFLDDLAVVTGGQVVNPDVGLVLREVGLDVLGTARRVVVDKDSTVIVDGGGTKEAIDGRAQQLRAEIEASDSDWDREKLEERLAKLSGGVAVIKVGAATETALKERKESVEDAIAAAKAAVEEGIIAGGGSALVRARAATDKLRESLSGDERLGVDLFASALSAPLYWIATNAGLDGSVVVSKVLELPQGQGFNAATLTYGDLAAEGIVDPVKVTRSALLNAASVARMVLTTETAVVEKPEEPEDDGHGHGHGHMH from the coding sequence ATGAGCAAGCAGATTGAGTACAACGAAACTGCACGCCGCGCGCTGGAAGCGGGCGTAGACAAGCTCGCCGATGCGGTGCGCGTGACGCTGGGGCCCCGCGGCCGGCACGTGGTGCTGGCCAAGGCCTTCGGTGGGCCGCAGATCACCAACGACGGCGTGACGATCGCCCGCGAGATCGACCTCGAGGATCCGTTCGAGAACCTCGGTGCCCAGCTGGTGAAGTCCGTGGCCACCAAGACCAACGACGTCACCGGCGACGGCACCACCACCGCGACGGTGCTGGCGCAGGCCCTCGTCAAGGGCGGGCTGCGCAACGTCGCCGCCGGCGCCAACCCGATCGCGCTCGGCCAGGGCATCGCCAAGGCCGCCGACGCGGTTTCTGAGGCGCTGCTGGCATCGGCGACGCCGGTCACCGACAAGCAGGGCATCGCCCAGGTCGCCACCGTCTCCTCACGCGATGCGGAGATCGGTGACATGGTCGGGGAGGCGATGACCAGGGTCGGTCACGACGGCGTCGTCACCGTCGAGGAGTCCTCGACGCTGAACACCGAGCTGGAGATCACCGAGGGCGTCGGCTTCGACAAGGGTTTCGTCTCGGCGTACTTCATCACCGACTTCGACACCCAGCAGGCCGTGCTCGAGGACGCGTTGGTGCTGCTGCACCGGGAGAAGATCAGCTCGCTGCCCGACCTGCTGCCGCTGTTGGAGAAGGTCGCCGAATCTGGTAAGCCGCTGCTGATCATCGCCGAAGACGTTGAGGGAGAAGCGCTTTCGACGCTGGTCGTCAACGCCATCCGTAAGACGCTGAAGGCCGTCGCGGTCAAGGCGCCGTTCTTCGGTGACCGCCGCAAGGCGTTCCTCGATGACCTCGCGGTCGTCACCGGCGGTCAGGTCGTCAACCCCGACGTCGGCCTGGTGCTGCGTGAGGTCGGCCTCGACGTGCTGGGCACCGCGCGGCGCGTCGTCGTCGACAAGGACAGCACCGTCATCGTCGACGGCGGCGGCACCAAGGAGGCCATCGACGGGCGCGCCCAGCAGTTGCGCGCCGAGATCGAGGCCAGCGACTCCGACTGGGACCGCGAGAAGCTTGAGGAGCGGCTGGCCAAGCTGTCCGGCGGTGTGGCGGTCATCAAGGTCGGCGCGGCCACCGAGACCGCGCTCAAGGAACGCAAGGAGAGCGTCGAGGACGCGATCGCCGCGGCCAAGGCGGCGGTCGAGGAGGGCATCATCGCCGGCGGCGGTTCGGCGCTGGTGCGCGCCCGGGCTGCCACCGACAAGCTGCGCGAGAGCCTGTCCGGCGATGAGCGGCTCGGCGTCGACCTGTTTGCGTCGGCGCTGTCGGCGCCGCTGTACTGGATCGCCACGAACGCCGGGCTCGACGGTTCGGTCGTGGTGAGCAAGGTCCTGGAACTGCCGCAGGGCCAGGGCTTCAACGCCGCGACGCTGACCTACGGCGACCTGGCGGCCGAGGGCATCGTCGACCCGGTCAAGGTGACGCGGTCGGCACTGTTGAACGCGGCCTCGGTCGCGCGGATGGTGCTGACCACCGAGACCGCGGTGGTGGAGAAGCCCGAGGAGCCGGAGGACGACGGCCACGGCCACGGCCACGGCCATATGCACT
- the groES gene encoding co-chaperone GroES, translating into MASVNIKPLEDKILVQANEAETTTASGLVIPDTAKEKPQEGTVVAVGPGRWDEDGEKRIPLDVSEGDTVIYSKYGGTEIKYNGEEYLILSARDVLAVVNK; encoded by the coding sequence GTGGCGAGCGTGAACATCAAGCCACTCGAGGACAAGATCCTCGTACAGGCCAACGAGGCCGAGACCACGACCGCTTCCGGTCTGGTCATCCCTGACACCGCCAAGGAGAAGCCGCAGGAAGGCACCGTCGTCGCAGTCGGCCCCGGCCGCTGGGACGAGGACGGCGAAAAGCGGATCCCGCTGGACGTGTCCGAGGGCGACACCGTCATCTACAGCAAGTACGGCGGCACCGAGATCAAGTACAACGGCGAGGAGTACCTGATCCTGTCAGCCCGCGACGTGCTGGCTGTCGTCAACAAGTAA
- a CDS encoding nuclear transport factor 2 family protein: MSADKLAITELLYRYAELIDAGDFEGVGRLLARATFGGSGPQGVAGADNIAALFASTTRRYPEHGNTPRTRHLVLNPIVEVAADRTATARSTFCVVQNTETVPLQPIVVGRYFDRFSCDPGIPAGWHFTERKVAVEMVGDVSAHLRVDPGAFGN; encoded by the coding sequence GTGAGCGCCGACAAGCTCGCCATTACCGAACTGCTGTACCGCTATGCCGAGCTGATCGATGCGGGCGACTTCGAGGGGGTCGGGCGGTTGCTCGCGCGTGCGACGTTCGGCGGGTCGGGTCCGCAGGGCGTGGCCGGGGCCGACAACATCGCCGCGCTGTTCGCGTCGACCACGCGTCGGTACCCCGAGCACGGCAACACCCCGCGCACCCGGCACCTGGTGCTCAACCCGATCGTCGAGGTGGCCGCGGACCGCACCGCCACCGCCAGGTCGACGTTCTGCGTGGTGCAGAACACCGAGACCGTCCCGCTGCAGCCGATCGTCGTCGGGCGCTATTTCGACCGCTTCAGCTGTGACCCCGGCATTCCTGCCGGCTGGCACTTCACCGAACGCAAGGTCGCGGTCGAGATGGTCGGCGATGTGTCGGCCCATTTGAGGGTCGACCCGGGCGCCTTCGGCAATTAG
- the tsaD gene encoding tRNA (adenosine(37)-N6)-threonylcarbamoyltransferase complex transferase subunit TsaD: protein MTVILAIESSCDETGVGIAHLDPDGTVTLLADEVASSVDEHARFGGVVPEIASRAHLEALGPTMRRALQAANVAKPDVVAATIGPGLAGALLVGVAAAKAYSAAWQVPFYAVNHLGGHLAADVYDHGPLPECVGLLVSGGHTNLLHVRSLGEPIVELGGTVDDAAGEAYDKVARLLGLGYPGGKVLDDLARTGDRDAIVFPRGMTGPRDDPYAFSFSGLKTAVARYVESHPDAAQADVAAGFQEAVADVLTRKAVRAATEVGVKTLLIAGGVAANSRLRELAEERCAAAGLTLRIPRPRLCTDNGAMIASFAAHLIAAGATSSPLDAASDPGLPVVQGQVV, encoded by the coding sequence ATGACCGTCATCCTGGCCATCGAAAGCTCCTGCGACGAAACCGGCGTCGGGATCGCCCACCTCGATCCCGACGGCACGGTGACGCTGCTCGCCGACGAGGTGGCTTCCAGCGTCGACGAACACGCCAGGTTCGGCGGCGTCGTGCCCGAGATCGCCAGCCGCGCGCACCTGGAGGCGCTCGGCCCGACGATGCGGCGCGCGCTGCAGGCGGCGAACGTCGCCAAGCCCGACGTCGTCGCGGCCACCATCGGCCCCGGGCTGGCGGGTGCGCTGCTGGTGGGAGTTGCTGCGGCCAAGGCGTATTCGGCGGCCTGGCAGGTGCCGTTCTACGCGGTCAACCATCTGGGCGGGCACCTGGCCGCCGACGTCTACGACCACGGCCCGCTGCCGGAGTGCGTGGGCCTGCTGGTCTCGGGCGGACACACCAACCTGCTGCACGTGCGGTCGCTGGGTGAGCCGATCGTCGAACTGGGCGGCACGGTCGACGACGCCGCGGGGGAGGCCTACGACAAGGTGGCGCGGCTACTGGGCCTCGGCTATCCGGGCGGCAAGGTGCTCGACGACCTGGCCCGCACCGGCGATCGCGACGCGATCGTGTTTCCCCGCGGCATGACCGGCCCGCGGGACGATCCCTACGCGTTCAGCTTCTCCGGGCTCAAGACCGCGGTGGCGCGCTATGTCGAAAGCCATCCCGACGCCGCGCAGGCCGACGTCGCGGCGGGCTTTCAGGAGGCCGTCGCCGACGTGCTGACCCGCAAGGCTGTCCGCGCCGCCACCGAGGTCGGCGTGAAGACGCTGCTGATCGCCGGTGGGGTGGCGGCCAATTCGCGGCTGCGGGAGCTGGCCGAGGAACGCTGCGCCGCCGCCGGGCTGACGTTGCGCATTCCGCGCCCACGGTTGTGCACCGACAACGGCGCGATGATCGCATCGTTCGCCGCCCATCTGATCGCCGCGGGTGCGACGTCGTCACCGTTGGATGCGGCCAGTGACCCGGGTCTTCCGGTGGTGCAGGGGCAGGTGGTGTAG
- the rimI gene encoding ribosomal protein S18-alanine N-acetyltransferase, whose translation MSVEYGKLTPEDAGRCAELESQLFDGDDPWPARAFLAELAAKHIHYVAARTQGKLVGYAGIARLGRKRPYEHEIHTVGVDPAYQGQGIGRQLVARLLEIASDAVVLLEVRTDNAAAIKLYESFGFVTMGLRKRYYRVSGADAYTMRRDPS comes from the coding sequence ATGAGCGTCGAATACGGGAAGCTGACACCCGAAGACGCCGGCCGGTGCGCTGAACTGGAGTCGCAGCTGTTCGACGGCGACGACCCGTGGCCGGCGCGCGCCTTTTTGGCCGAACTAGCCGCCAAACACATCCATTACGTCGCGGCGCGCACGCAGGGCAAGCTCGTCGGCTACGCCGGCATCGCCCGGCTGGGTCGAAAGCGGCCCTACGAGCACGAGATCCACACCGTCGGGGTCGACCCGGCCTACCAGGGTCAGGGCATCGGTCGGCAGCTGGTCGCGCGGCTGCTCGAAATCGCCTCGGATGCAGTGGTTCTGCTCGAAGTCCGTACCGACAACGCGGCGGCCATCAAACTGTACGAAAGCTTCGGGTTCGTCACAATGGGGCTGCGCAAGCGCTACTACCGCGTCAGCGGCGCCGACGCGTATACGATGAGGCGAGACCCATCATGA
- the tsaB gene encoding tRNA (adenosine(37)-N6)-threonylcarbamoyltransferase complex dimerization subunit type 1 TsaB, which yields MGLEHTVSFLVLAIDTATPAVTAGVVRVDSPTQVLAQRVTVDARAHAEELTPNVVAALADAQVTFDDLAAVVVGCGPGPFTGLRVGMASAAAFGHALGVPVHGVCSLDAIGIETTGEVLVVTDARRREVYWARYRDGVPVDGPAVNAPADVPGAADVLAGPPRYPTPAGLVCAVADWSAEPAPLVPLYLRRPDAKPSVAIR from the coding sequence ATGGGACTGGAGCACACCGTGAGCTTCCTGGTCCTTGCCATCGACACCGCCACCCCGGCCGTCACCGCCGGTGTGGTGCGCGTCGATTCGCCGACGCAAGTGCTGGCGCAGCGGGTCACCGTCGATGCCCGCGCGCACGCCGAAGAACTCACCCCCAACGTGGTCGCTGCGCTGGCCGACGCCCAGGTGACCTTCGACGACCTGGCCGCGGTTGTGGTGGGCTGCGGTCCCGGTCCGTTCACCGGGCTGCGGGTCGGGATGGCCAGCGCGGCGGCGTTCGGGCATGCGCTCGGCGTGCCCGTGCACGGCGTGTGCAGCCTGGACGCCATCGGCATCGAGACCACCGGTGAAGTGCTGGTCGTCACCGACGCGCGCAGGCGCGAAGTGTACTGGGCGCGCTACCGCGACGGCGTGCCTGTGGACGGGCCGGCTGTCAACGCCCCCGCCGATGTGCCCGGCGCGGCCGACGTGCTGGCCGGACCCCCGCGTTATCCCACCCCGGCCGGGCTGGTGTGTGCTGTCGCGGACTGGTCGGCCGAACCGGCGCCGCTGGTCCCGCTGTATCTGCGGCGGCCCGACGCCAAACCGTCGGTGGCGATCCGATGA
- the tsaE gene encoding tRNA (adenosine(37)-N6)-threonylcarbamoyltransferase complex ATPase subunit type 1 TsaE produces MTERGSGTAQLPTAEDTVALGARLGAQLRAGDVVVLSGPLGAGKTVLAKGIAEALDVDGPVISPTFVLARVHRARNPDAPAMIHVDLYRLLDQPAVDLLGELDSLDLDTDLEDAVVVVEWGEGLAERLSDSHLDVRLERGSDSEVRTAVWDWSTP; encoded by the coding sequence ATGACTGAACGGGGTTCGGGCACAGCGCAGCTGCCCACCGCCGAGGACACCGTCGCGCTGGGGGCCCGGCTGGGCGCACAGCTGCGGGCAGGAGACGTGGTGGTGCTCTCGGGACCGCTGGGTGCAGGGAAGACGGTGCTGGCCAAAGGAATCGCAGAGGCGCTGGACGTCGACGGTCCGGTCATCTCGCCGACGTTCGTACTCGCCCGGGTGCACCGGGCCCGAAACCCCGATGCACCGGCCATGATTCATGTGGACCTGTACCGGCTGCTGGATCAGCCGGCGGTCGACCTGCTCGGCGAGCTGGACTCCCTGGATCTGGACACCGATCTCGAGGACGCCGTCGTGGTGGTCGAATGGGGCGAAGGGCTTGCCGAACGGCTCTCCGACAGCCACCTCGACGTGCGGTTGGAACGCGGTTCCGACAGCGAGGTGCGCACCGCGGTATGGGACTGGAGCACACCGTGA
- a CDS encoding alpha/beta fold hydrolase gives MDNEIEPPHDRGAAARWLAGGAGLTAVGSAAGVSVARSLRRRLSTDDPYAHEDFHLLDADRSYVVTTPDGVSLAVREVGPKDAFLTVVFAHGFCLRMGAFHFQRARLTEQWGEQVRMVFYDQRGHGQSDESSPEDYTVAQLGRDLEAVLAVMAPRGPVVLVGHSMGGMTVLSHARQYPQRYPTRIVGAAVISSAAEGVSRSPLGEILKNPALEAVRFAVRYAPKAVHRSRGVAKSVIGPILRAGSYGDEEISPSVVAFSEEMMHGTPITTVVEFLHALEVHDETAGLATLAKIPTLIACGDRDLLTPKEYSEDMAAALPKSELVIVRGAGHLVQLEQPDIIDDALVRLVERATPSKLVALTRRVRERVRHD, from the coding sequence ATGGACAACGAGATCGAGCCACCGCATGATCGTGGGGCCGCCGCCCGCTGGCTGGCGGGCGGCGCGGGCCTGACGGCGGTCGGCTCCGCTGCGGGGGTCTCGGTCGCCCGTTCGCTGCGCCGCCGGCTCAGCACCGATGATCCGTACGCTCATGAGGATTTCCACCTGCTCGACGCGGACCGCAGCTACGTGGTCACCACACCCGACGGCGTGTCACTGGCCGTGCGTGAGGTCGGCCCCAAAGACGCGTTTCTGACCGTCGTGTTCGCCCACGGGTTCTGCCTTCGCATGGGAGCCTTCCACTTTCAGCGGGCCCGGCTGACCGAGCAATGGGGTGAGCAGGTCCGCATGGTGTTCTACGACCAGCGTGGTCACGGCCAGTCCGACGAGTCCTCACCCGAGGATTACACCGTCGCGCAACTGGGCCGGGACTTGGAGGCGGTGCTCGCGGTGATGGCCCCGCGCGGCCCGGTGGTGTTGGTCGGCCATTCGATGGGCGGCATGACCGTGTTGTCCCACGCCCGCCAGTACCCGCAGCGGTACCCGACCCGCATCGTCGGTGCTGCGGTGATCTCCTCTGCCGCCGAAGGAGTTTCGCGCTCACCGCTGGGGGAGATCCTGAAGAACCCGGCGCTGGAGGCGGTGCGGTTCGCCGTGCGCTATGCGCCCAAGGCCGTGCACCGCAGCCGTGGTGTCGCCAAGTCGGTGATCGGACCGATCCTGCGGGCGGGATCCTACGGCGACGAGGAAATCAGCCCGAGCGTCGTGGCGTTCTCCGAGGAGATGATGCACGGCACGCCGATCACGACGGTGGTGGAGTTCCTGCACGCGCTCGAGGTTCACGACGAGACCGCGGGGTTGGCCACGCTGGCCAAGATCCCGACGCTGATCGCCTGCGGCGACCGCGATCTGCTCACACCGAAGGAGTACTCCGAAGACATGGCGGCCGCGCTGCCCAAGTCGGAGTTGGTGATCGTGCGCGGCGCAGGACATCTCGTGCAACTCGAACAGCCCGACATCATCGACGACGCGCTGGTGCGGCTGGTCGAACGGGCCACGCCCTCCAAGCTCGTCGCGCTCACCCGGCGCGTGCGCGAACGGGTCCGCCATGACTGA
- the alr gene encoding alanine racemase, producing the protein MHTTELTAPTAAPAQAVVDLDAIAHNVRLLRERAGSAQVMAVVKADGYGHGATQVGRAALAAGATELGVATVGEAVALRRDGITAPVLAWLHPPGTDFAPALSADVEIGLSSVRQLDELLDAVQRTGTTATVTVKVDTGLSRNGSSPADYPALLTALQRARVDGAVRVRGLMSHLVHGDTPEHPLNTRQAERLTDMLRYARQQGVAFEIAHLSNSPAAMTRQDLAFDLVRPGIAVYGQTPIPERGDMGLRPAMTLKCPVTLVRSIRAGDGVSYGHTWIAERDTTLGLMPIGYADGVFRVLSGRIDVLINGRLRRNVGRICMDQFVVDLGPDADVAEGDEAILFGPGTHGEPTAQDWADLLGTINYEVVTSPRGRVVRTYRGDQQTGKNR; encoded by the coding sequence ATTCACACGACCGAGCTGACAGCACCCACCGCGGCGCCCGCCCAGGCGGTGGTGGATCTCGACGCCATCGCCCACAACGTCCGGCTGCTGCGTGAGCGTGCCGGATCCGCGCAGGTGATGGCCGTCGTCAAGGCCGACGGCTACGGTCACGGCGCCACCCAGGTGGGCCGGGCCGCCCTGGCCGCAGGGGCCACCGAACTCGGCGTCGCCACCGTCGGCGAGGCGGTCGCGCTGCGACGCGACGGGATCACCGCGCCCGTGCTGGCGTGGCTGCATCCCCCCGGCACCGACTTCGCACCGGCGCTGAGCGCCGACGTCGAGATCGGGTTGTCGTCGGTGCGCCAACTCGATGAGCTGCTCGACGCGGTCCAACGCACCGGAACCACCGCGACGGTCACCGTCAAGGTCGACACCGGGCTGAGCCGCAACGGCAGCAGCCCGGCGGACTACCCGGCGCTGTTGACCGCTTTGCAACGCGCGCGGGTGGACGGCGCGGTACGGGTGCGGGGACTCATGTCGCACCTGGTGCACGGCGACACCCCTGAGCATCCCCTCAACACCCGGCAGGCCGAGCGCCTGACCGACATGCTGCGATACGCACGCCAGCAGGGCGTGGCGTTCGAGATCGCCCACCTGAGCAATTCGCCGGCCGCGATGACGCGCCAGGACCTGGCGTTCGACCTCGTCCGGCCGGGAATCGCCGTCTACGGCCAGACCCCGATCCCCGAACGCGGCGACATGGGTCTGCGCCCGGCGATGACCCTGAAATGCCCTGTGACGCTGGTGCGTTCGATACGCGCCGGCGACGGGGTGTCCTACGGTCACACCTGGATCGCCGAGCGCGACACCACGCTGGGGTTGATGCCGATCGGTTACGCAGACGGTGTCTTCCGGGTGTTGAGCGGGCGTATCGACGTGCTGATCAACGGCCGGTTGCGACGCAACGTGGGCCGGATCTGCATGGACCAGTTCGTGGTCGACCTGGGCCCCGACGCCGACGTGGCCGAGGGCGACGAAGCGATCCTGTTCGGGCCGGGCACCCATGGGGAGCCCACCGCTCAGGACTGGGCCGATCTGCTGGGGACCATCAACTACGAGGTGGTCACCAGCCCGCGCGGCCGAGTGGTCAGGACCTACCGCGGTGACCAACAGACGGGCAAGAATCGTTGA
- a CDS encoding cupin domain-containing protein gives MTVSPIDLYSAAIRLAGQHRAQHTERRFDAALDGWHIMAFRAETDDDSHADYWEMHPGADEVVTCLTGAIRMYLRAEDAGDDEEIALAEGTAVIVPRGRWHRIEVDEPSDILAVTVLENTRLQARANA, from the coding sequence GTGACGGTCAGCCCAATCGACCTGTACTCGGCGGCGATCCGCCTTGCCGGGCAGCACCGGGCGCAGCACACCGAACGCAGGTTCGACGCCGCGCTCGACGGATGGCACATCATGGCGTTTCGCGCGGAGACAGACGACGACTCGCACGCCGACTACTGGGAGATGCACCCCGGCGCCGACGAAGTGGTGACGTGTCTGACCGGCGCGATCCGCATGTACTTGCGCGCTGAGGACGCCGGCGACGACGAGGAGATCGCGTTGGCCGAAGGCACCGCGGTGATCGTGCCGAGAGGGCGGTGGCATCGCATCGAGGTGGACGAGCCCAGCGACATCCTGGCGGTCACTGTGCTCGAAAACACTCGACTGCAGGCACGGGCGAACGCGTAG
- a CDS encoding alpha/beta hydrolase, with the protein MDPELEAFLALFPRAQLSDPVEERKNFAALAAAIPVPDVAGLQVEDRTVPAEPDVPIRVYRPQGATAAIVWLHGGGFVMGDLGTEHPWATRVAAGSGVTVVSVGYRLAPENPFPAAFDDAYAVLQWTAKHAAELGVAPDRIAVGGHSAGAGLAAGLALRARDEGGPPIRFQLLNQPGLDDRQQTWSARNFTETPWMNRDKASAIWEHYLGGATATPYAAPARATDLSGLPAAYIATAEFCPNRDEGLAYAMALMAADVPVEAHQWSGTFHGSQAILSAEVSQRQIAELADVLRRALAH; encoded by the coding sequence ATGGATCCCGAACTCGAGGCGTTTCTCGCCTTGTTCCCCCGAGCCCAGCTGTCCGACCCCGTCGAAGAACGCAAGAATTTCGCCGCGCTGGCCGCCGCGATACCGGTGCCCGACGTCGCAGGCCTGCAGGTCGAGGACCGCACGGTGCCTGCCGAACCCGATGTGCCGATCCGCGTCTACCGGCCCCAGGGCGCCACGGCCGCGATCGTCTGGCTGCACGGCGGCGGGTTCGTCATGGGCGACCTGGGCACCGAGCATCCGTGGGCGACCAGGGTGGCCGCCGGGTCCGGGGTGACGGTGGTGTCCGTCGGTTACCGGCTGGCCCCCGAGAACCCGTTCCCGGCCGCATTCGACGACGCCTACGCGGTGTTGCAGTGGACCGCAAAGCATGCGGCGGAGCTGGGTGTGGCCCCCGACCGGATCGCGGTCGGCGGCCACAGCGCCGGGGCCGGGCTCGCGGCCGGGCTCGCGCTGCGCGCCCGCGACGAGGGCGGCCCGCCCATCCGCTTCCAACTGCTCAACCAGCCCGGCCTCGACGACCGGCAGCAGACCTGGTCGGCCCGCAATTTCACCGAGACACCGTGGATGAACCGGGACAAGGCGTCGGCGATCTGGGAGCACTATCTCGGTGGTGCGACCGCCACGCCGTACGCGGCTCCGGCGCGGGCAACGGATCTGTCCGGCCTGCCCGCGGCCTACATCGCGACCGCGGAGTTCTGCCCGAACCGCGACGAAGGCCTGGCGTACGCGATGGCGCTGATGGCGGCGGATGTCCCCGTCGAGGCTCACCAGTGGTCGGGCACCTTCCACGGCTCGCAGGCGATCCTGTCAGCGGAGGTGTCGCAGCGGCAGATCGCCGAACTCGCGGACGTACTGCGCCGGGCCTTGGCGCACTGA
- a CDS encoding PucR family transcriptional regulator, with translation MEALVARLSRLDSDAEGALRVVTFFDTLMRRRVDLAALVRAAAGLAECTAGVRLHAAGRSIRMSAAGTQAPDPVPPASSEATVTLDDEDIGTVWLERCGPARSLDELALERLAIAVAAVLERYGPAQTTMADPALVELVITSDTDDTARNRALRLLGFAPGARIRVAAVRSPTPLDRIGAVVCPARPVKAAHLGEVGVLLAGEVDDGAFPAGVRAGVGAAEHAAQSWREARTALRFTTVRRPVVRYDALGAVALLARVPAPVARENPDVAAIARLASAPDDLDTLDVYCETGSLRRAADVLHLHHSSVARRLDQLGKALGFGLTEPDGLVRATVALTAWRLLRDG, from the coding sequence ATGGAGGCGTTGGTGGCGCGGCTGTCGCGGCTGGATTCCGACGCCGAGGGCGCGCTGCGGGTGGTCACGTTCTTCGACACGCTGATGCGCAGGCGGGTGGACCTGGCAGCGCTGGTGCGGGCCGCGGCGGGCCTGGCCGAGTGCACGGCCGGCGTGCGCCTGCACGCCGCCGGACGCTCGATCCGCATGTCCGCGGCCGGCACGCAGGCGCCCGATCCGGTGCCGCCCGCCTCGTCTGAAGCCACCGTCACCCTCGACGACGAGGACATCGGCACCGTCTGGCTGGAGCGTTGCGGACCGGCGCGATCCCTCGATGAACTGGCCCTGGAGCGCCTGGCGATCGCGGTGGCCGCGGTCCTCGAACGGTACGGCCCGGCGCAGACGACGATGGCCGACCCCGCTCTTGTCGAGCTGGTCATCACGTCCGACACCGACGACACGGCCAGAAACCGCGCGTTGCGCCTGCTGGGTTTTGCCCCCGGCGCCCGGATCCGCGTCGCCGCGGTGCGTTCCCCAACCCCGTTGGACCGGATCGGCGCCGTGGTGTGCCCGGCCCGGCCGGTCAAGGCCGCACACCTCGGCGAGGTCGGCGTGCTGTTGGCCGGCGAGGTCGACGACGGGGCCTTTCCCGCGGGTGTGCGCGCAGGGGTCGGCGCCGCCGAGCACGCCGCGCAGTCGTGGCGCGAGGCGCGCACGGCCCTGCGGTTCACCACGGTCCGCCGCCCCGTGGTGCGCTACGACGCGCTCGGTGCGGTGGCATTGCTGGCGCGGGTCCCCGCGCCGGTGGCCCGCGAGAACCCCGATGTGGCTGCGATCGCCCGATTGGCAAGCGCGCCAGATGATCTCGACACCCTCGACGTGTACTGCGAGACCGGTTCGCTGCGCCGTGCCGCCGACGTGCTGCACCTGCACCACAGCAGCGTGGCGCGCAGGCTCGACCAGCTCGGCAAGGCACTCGGGTTCGGCCTCACAGAGCCTGACGGGCTGGTGCGGGCCACCGTCGCGTTGACGGCCTGGCGGTTGCTCCGCGACGGCTGA